One part of the Enterococcus sp. DIV1094 genome encodes these proteins:
- the nusG gene encoding transcription termination/antitermination protein NusG — protein MESFEKNWYVLHTYSGYENKVKANIESRAQSMKMADFIFRVVVPEETETEVKNGKEKEIVHKTFPGYVLVEMIMSDASWYVVRNTPGVTGFVGSHGAGSKPAPLLPEEVNHILRSIGMSLRQNELEVEVGEVVKIIEGAFAGLEGQVTEVDEEKEKLKVNIDMFGRETSTELDFDQVDKID, from the coding sequence ATGGAATCTTTTGAAAAAAATTGGTATGTATTGCATACATACTCTGGATACGAAAACAAAGTAAAAGCAAATATCGAGTCACGTGCGCAAAGTATGAAAATGGCTGATTTTATTTTCCGTGTCGTTGTTCCTGAAGAAACAGAAACTGAAGTAAAAAATGGGAAAGAAAAAGAAATCGTTCATAAAACATTCCCTGGTTATGTCTTAGTAGAAATGATCATGTCAGATGCTTCATGGTATGTTGTCCGTAACACACCTGGCGTTACTGGTTTTGTTGGTTCTCACGGTGCAGGAAGCAAGCCAGCACCTTTATTACCAGAAGAAGTCAATCATATCTTACGTTCGATCGGCATGAGTTTACGTCAAAACGAACTTGAAGTAGAAGTTGGCGAAGTTGTGAAAATCATCGAAGGTGCATTTGCTGGTTTAGAAGGGCAAGTGACAGAAGTCGATGAAGAAAAAGAAAAACTAAAAGTAAACATTGACATGTTCGGTCGTGAAACAAGTACAGAGCTTGATTTTGATCAAGTAGACAAGATCGACTAA
- the secE gene encoding preprotein translocase subunit SecE encodes MKFLKSVKDEMKQVTWSSKKQLRKDTLVVIETAIIFGLMFFVMDTAIQSLFAWILQ; translated from the coding sequence ATGAAATTTCTTAAAAGTGTAAAAGACGAAATGAAACAAGTAACTTGGTCAAGTAAAAAACAACTACGTAAAGATACGTTAGTCGTTATCGAGACTGCGATCATCTTCGGATTGATGTTTTTCGTGATGGATACAGCGATCCAAAGTCTGTTTGCGTGGATCTTGCAATAA
- a CDS encoding diacylglycerol/lipid kinase family protein: protein MNFHYHLLINEAAGSGNGKKTAEKILPILDKKQLSYTAHYSEYKGHDALIAEQLAKDTLMEWEAEQVTDSLGWFPLLIVVGGDGTLHQVLNTFHQLCVSFPVGFIPAGSGNDFARGIGISRDPEKALEAILSTNEPQEINVLHYEEKVSDREGLALNNFGIGLDAAIVHATNHSNAKKRLNKYNLGSLSYLFSLLHVLFTQKGFPILVDIGGKRVNFKKAFLCTATNHPYFGGGISIVPTADITKPTIDFVVVERINLLKIIWLFLLLLQKKQMNSKYFHHYTTSKLRIVSTLPQYGQEDGEDLEKQSFDLQLANKTQLLWCEKIVIREEDPNS from the coding sequence ATGAATTTTCATTATCACCTATTAATTAACGAAGCCGCTGGTAGCGGAAACGGAAAGAAAACAGCTGAGAAGATCTTACCGATTCTCGATAAAAAGCAACTTTCCTATACTGCCCACTACAGTGAATATAAAGGACACGACGCTCTAATAGCGGAACAATTAGCAAAAGATACACTTATGGAGTGGGAGGCGGAACAAGTTACTGATTCTTTAGGGTGGTTTCCACTTCTAATCGTTGTTGGCGGCGATGGCACCCTTCATCAAGTACTGAACACTTTTCATCAGTTATGTGTATCATTTCCTGTAGGCTTCATTCCAGCCGGTTCAGGTAATGACTTTGCTCGGGGCATTGGTATCAGTCGAGACCCTGAAAAAGCATTAGAAGCGATTTTATCGACCAATGAACCCCAAGAAATAAATGTCTTGCACTATGAAGAAAAAGTCAGCGATCGAGAAGGTCTTGCGCTCAATAATTTTGGGATCGGTTTAGATGCAGCGATCGTCCATGCAACGAATCATTCGAATGCAAAAAAAAGACTGAATAAATACAATCTAGGCTCACTTTCTTATTTATTTTCTTTATTACATGTCCTTTTCACACAAAAAGGATTTCCGATTCTTGTCGATATCGGTGGGAAACGGGTTAATTTTAAAAAAGCTTTCTTATGTACAGCTACCAATCATCCCTATTTTGGTGGGGGGATCTCAATCGTTCCTACGGCGGATATCACAAAACCGACGATTGATTTTGTCGTAGTTGAACGTATCAACCTATTGAAAATCATCTGGCTGTTTCTTTTATTACTCCAAAAAAAACAAATGAACTCTAAGTATTTTCATCACTATACAACAAGTAAGCTTCGAATCGTTTCCACCCTTCCTCAATATGGCCAAGAAGATGGCGAGGATTTGGAAAAACAATCTTTCGATCTACAATTAGCGAATAAAACGCAATTATTATGGTGTGAAAAAATAGTCATCCGTGAGGAAGATCCAAATTCTTGA
- a CDS encoding ATP-dependent RecD-like DNA helicase — MQPEEMPYFVGTVAAIFFQNPSNFYKVLLIQVSETSADYREKEIVATGSFGDVQENELYRFYGELVDHPKYGRQLKVERYEQEKPTTANGIVNYLSSDKFPGIGKKTAEKIVELLGEDAIEKIIEDPSQLQQISGLTKPKREMIAETIRLNHGMDQVIMGLNRYGFGSQLAFSIYQAYKNEALDIIQENPYQLVEEIEGIGFKRADNLAEQIGIAADSPRRIRAAILHQIFQQAIQTGDTYVPAESLLQQTIKILESSRPIEIEPDQVATVIIQLVEEGKIQQEETNLYENSLYFSEWGIGNSVQRLLSRKKEIKYESKEVKKNIRRIEKMFGIQYGDSQEQAISEAIRSPLFILTGGPGTGKTTVINGIVHLFAELNGLDLDPTKYTQEIFPILLAAPTGRAAKRMNETTGLPASTIHRLLGLNGREKTPSISTKELDGGLLIVDEMSMVDTWLANTLFKAIPTNMQVILVGDKDQLPSVGPGQVLHDLLEIDQIPKIELNQIYRQGDGSSIIPLAHEIKEGRLPADFTKNQKDRSFFASDAYQIEPLISKIVEKAKNKGFTAQDIQVLAPMYRGAAGIDALNKMMQNIFNPGGGNRKEVHWNDTIYRIGDKVLHLVNTPELNVFNGDMGVITGIVLAKDSEDKVDELVIQFDANEVTYKRNEWNKITLSYCCSIHKSQGSEFKMVILPMVHQYQRMLQRNLLYTAVTRSKELLILLGEEQAYLTCAKNESAVRLTTLKKRIEDNEMTLHLRTKLAAYEDSLTGDDPFEEGIYSASIEQAAEPKKQLVDHNETTEPAQEVSLFAVEEEKNEAKEAEAPQLPENYILTTEAVEKQWIDPMIGMENIKLQA, encoded by the coding sequence ATGCAGCCAGAAGAAATGCCTTATTTTGTCGGCACAGTTGCCGCTATCTTTTTTCAAAATCCTAGCAACTTTTACAAAGTCTTGCTGATCCAAGTCAGCGAGACAAGTGCCGATTATCGAGAAAAAGAAATCGTCGCAACGGGTAGTTTTGGCGATGTTCAAGAAAACGAGTTGTATCGCTTTTATGGCGAGTTAGTCGATCATCCAAAGTATGGCAGACAGTTGAAAGTAGAACGATACGAACAGGAAAAACCAACGACAGCAAATGGGATCGTCAATTATCTATCAAGTGACAAGTTTCCAGGTATTGGCAAAAAAACCGCAGAAAAAATCGTGGAATTGCTTGGTGAAGACGCGATTGAAAAAATCATCGAAGATCCGTCACAATTACAACAGATTTCTGGGTTAACAAAACCAAAAAGAGAGATGATTGCTGAAACGATCCGCTTGAATCATGGGATGGATCAAGTGATCATGGGATTGAACCGCTATGGTTTCGGTAGTCAACTGGCCTTTAGTATTTACCAAGCCTATAAAAACGAAGCATTGGATATCATCCAGGAAAATCCTTATCAATTAGTTGAAGAGATTGAAGGGATCGGGTTCAAGCGTGCAGATAATTTAGCAGAACAGATCGGTATAGCGGCGGACTCGCCGCGTCGAATCAGGGCTGCGATCTTACATCAGATCTTTCAACAGGCGATCCAAACGGGGGATACGTATGTCCCCGCAGAATCTTTATTGCAGCAGACGATCAAAATCTTAGAATCGAGTCGTCCGATCGAAATCGAACCGGATCAAGTCGCAACGGTCATTATCCAATTAGTCGAAGAGGGAAAGATCCAACAAGAAGAAACGAATCTATATGAAAATAGTTTGTATTTTTCTGAATGGGGTATCGGTAACTCGGTCCAGCGCTTATTGAGTCGGAAAAAAGAAATCAAATACGAATCAAAAGAAGTCAAAAAAAATATTCGACGAATCGAGAAAATGTTCGGCATCCAGTATGGAGATTCGCAAGAACAAGCAATTTCTGAAGCCATCCGCTCGCCACTGTTCATCTTGACGGGGGGCCCTGGGACTGGGAAAACGACGGTAATCAATGGGATCGTTCATTTGTTTGCCGAATTGAATGGCTTGGATCTTGATCCCACAAAATACACGCAAGAGATTTTTCCGATCTTATTAGCGGCGCCAACGGGACGAGCCGCTAAACGAATGAATGAAACCACTGGATTGCCGGCTAGTACGATCCATCGCCTCTTAGGTTTGAATGGACGTGAAAAAACGCCTTCGATCAGTACGAAAGAGTTAGACGGAGGCTTATTGATCGTCGATGAAATGTCGATGGTCGATACTTGGTTAGCGAACACGTTATTCAAGGCAATCCCCACAAATATGCAAGTCATACTCGTAGGGGATAAAGATCAATTGCCATCAGTAGGACCAGGTCAAGTACTACATGATCTATTAGAAATCGACCAGATCCCTAAAATCGAACTGAATCAGATCTATCGACAAGGAGATGGCTCGAGTATCATCCCATTAGCGCATGAAATCAAAGAAGGAAGATTACCAGCGGATTTTACCAAAAATCAAAAAGATCGCTCGTTCTTTGCAAGTGATGCGTATCAAATCGAACCACTGATTTCTAAAATCGTGGAAAAAGCCAAAAACAAAGGGTTTACAGCACAAGATATCCAAGTGTTGGCACCAATGTATCGAGGGGCAGCTGGTATCGATGCTTTGAATAAAATGATGCAAAATATTTTCAATCCAGGTGGAGGAAATCGCAAGGAAGTCCATTGGAATGATACGATTTATCGGATTGGCGATAAAGTCCTTCATTTAGTCAACACACCGGAATTAAATGTGTTCAATGGGGACATGGGCGTGATCACTGGGATCGTTTTAGCAAAGGATTCGGAAGATAAAGTAGATGAACTTGTCATCCAGTTTGATGCCAATGAAGTCACCTATAAACGAAATGAATGGAATAAGATCACCCTTTCTTATTGTTGCTCGATCCATAAATCGCAAGGTAGCGAATTTAAGATGGTGATTTTGCCGATGGTCCATCAATATCAACGGATGCTTCAACGAAATCTGTTGTATACAGCCGTGACTCGAAGTAAGGAGTTGTTGATCCTATTAGGGGAAGAGCAAGCGTATTTGACTTGCGCTAAAAACGAATCAGCCGTTCGTTTGACGACACTAAAAAAACGGATCGAAGACAACGAAATGACGCTTCATTTGCGGACGAAACTAGCCGCCTATGAAGATTCTTTGACAGGTGATGATCCATTTGAAGAAGGAATATATTCAGCCTCCATTGAACAAGCAGCTGAGCCTAAAAAACAACTGGTTGACCACAATGAGACCACAGAACCAGCACAAGAAGTGTCACTTTTTGCTGTGGAAGAAGAAAAAAATGAAGCGAAAGAAGCTGAAGCGCCACAGTTGCCTGAAAACTATATCCTGACAACCGAAGCTGTAGAAAAACAATGGATCGATCCGATGATCGGTATGGAAAACATCAAACTACAAGCGTAA
- a CDS encoding extracellular solute-binding protein — MKRGFLVSSVVLASMFVLTACGGGSETNSSEAKESKDLVVSTFGLSEDIVKSDVMDPFEKEFDAKITMDLGNSGDRFNKLISNPRGIDVIELAQANSSDGASQELFEKLDESKIPNLADLTEGAKEVFDSGAGVPIAVNSVGIVYDREKVGKEITSWSDLWDAALEGKISIPEITTTAGPLMMYIASDHAGVAIEDDNGEAAFEALEELKPNIVKTYARSSDLANMFQAGEIEAAIVMDFAYDIVKGDSDTIEYVVPESGTYANYNTINIPKEAANKELAYSFINYRISEESQKTKALSLNEAPTNDKVELSEEEAGNMTYGAVADRAKNIDFDFVNSQMTDWIDRWNRLINQ; from the coding sequence GTGAAAAGAGGCTTTCTAGTAAGTTCAGTAGTTTTAGCAAGTATGTTTGTATTAACAGCTTGCGGAGGAGGATCTGAAACCAATTCTTCAGAAGCAAAAGAGTCAAAAGATTTAGTTGTATCGACATTTGGATTAAGCGAAGATATCGTGAAAAGCGATGTCATGGATCCTTTTGAAAAAGAATTTGATGCGAAAATCACGATGGATCTAGGGAACAGTGGCGATCGCTTCAACAAACTAATCAGCAATCCTAGAGGAATTGACGTGATTGAGTTAGCACAAGCAAATTCATCGGATGGTGCTTCTCAAGAATTATTTGAAAAACTAGATGAATCAAAAATCCCGAATTTAGCAGATTTGACTGAAGGTGCGAAGGAAGTCTTTGATAGTGGTGCGGGTGTGCCGATTGCAGTCAACAGTGTGGGTATCGTTTACGACAGAGAAAAAGTCGGTAAAGAAATTACTAGCTGGTCAGACCTTTGGGATGCTGCATTAGAAGGAAAAATCTCGATTCCTGAAATTACAACAACTGCTGGCCCATTGATGATGTACATTGCAAGTGATCATGCAGGTGTAGCGATCGAAGATGACAATGGTGAAGCAGCATTTGAAGCTTTAGAAGAATTGAAACCAAACATCGTTAAGACCTATGCACGATCTTCTGACTTAGCAAACATGTTCCAAGCAGGAGAAATCGAAGCTGCAATCGTCATGGATTTTGCTTATGATATTGTCAAAGGAGACTCCGATACGATCGAATACGTTGTTCCTGAAAGTGGCACATACGCAAACTACAATACGATCAACATTCCAAAAGAAGCAGCGAATAAAGAACTAGCATACTCATTCATCAACTACAGAATTAGTGAAGAATCACAAAAAACAAAAGCACTTTCATTAAATGAAGCACCGACAAATGATAAAGTCGAATTAAGTGAAGAAGAAGCTGGCAATATGACTTATGGCGCAGTTGCTGATCGTGCAAAAAATATCGACTTTGATTTCGTTAATAGTCAAATGACTGATTGGATCGATCGCTGGAATCGTTTGATCAACCAATAA
- a CDS encoding QueT transporter family protein codes for MERTKSRQRLMVVVVNGLIMALYLALTILVAPVSSGPIQFRISESLNHLVVFNRKLLWGVLGGVIVYNAIYGFGVMDVIFGGGQTLLALGLTALIQNKVKNVKVRLALNTAFFTISMFMIAYMLVPTGGQAFWTTYGTLALSEFIVMAVSAPLMYYLDRAVKFNDRV; via the coding sequence ATGGAGAGAACAAAAAGTAGGCAACGACTGATGGTAGTAGTTGTCAATGGGCTGATCATGGCCTTGTATCTAGCTTTAACGATTTTGGTTGCACCAGTGTCTTCAGGACCAATCCAATTTCGGATTTCAGAGAGTTTGAATCATTTAGTTGTATTCAATCGGAAGTTATTATGGGGTGTCTTAGGTGGTGTGATCGTCTATAATGCGATTTATGGTTTTGGTGTCATGGATGTGATTTTTGGCGGTGGCCAAACATTGTTGGCATTGGGATTGACTGCACTTATCCAGAATAAAGTAAAAAATGTCAAAGTACGTTTAGCATTAAATACAGCTTTCTTTACAATCAGTATGTTTATGATCGCTTATATGTTAGTACCAACCGGAGGACAAGCATTTTGGACGACTTACGGTACGCTTGCATTAAGTGAATTTATCGTGATGGCTGTCTCTGCACCATTGATGTATTATTTAGATCGAGCAGTAAAATTCAACGATCGAGTATGA
- the rpmG gene encoding 50S ribosomal protein L33, whose translation MAKKKAALACSVCGSRNYTKSISEGKSGERLEINKFCKYCNQYTLHKETK comes from the coding sequence ATGGCAAAGAAAAAAGCGGCATTAGCATGTTCCGTTTGTGGTTCTCGAAACTATACGAAGTCGATTAGTGAAGGAAAAAGCGGCGAACGTTTGGAAATCAATAAATTTTGTAAATATTGTAATCAATACACATTACATAAAGAAACAAAATAA
- the cbpA gene encoding cyclic di-AMP binding protein CbpA, with protein MLLKTLVYKKKDLTTVSETSNLEEALEILESSGYRCVPILDTSGNIFRGNIYKMHIYRHKANGGDMTLPVTHLLKNATKFIYLDTSFFKVFFTIKELPYIAVLDSQNHFYGILTHSTLLSMLSQSWSVEQGSYVLTIASTGKQGDLAAISKIIAKYSSIASCITLDVEKDEYIRRTLITLPADTEKSVCDSIVNHLEKKNYKVIEIENLQDSEK; from the coding sequence ATGCTATTAAAAACACTTGTTTACAAGAAAAAAGATTTGACGACTGTCTCTGAGACAAGCAACTTAGAAGAAGCACTAGAAATTTTAGAATCATCCGGTTACCGTTGTGTACCGATCCTTGATACTTCCGGTAATATTTTCCGTGGGAACATCTATAAAATGCACATCTATCGTCATAAAGCAAACGGTGGCGATATGACTTTACCGGTCACTCACCTATTGAAAAACGCAACAAAATTCATTTATTTGGATACCTCTTTCTTTAAAGTATTCTTTACGATCAAAGAGCTTCCATACATCGCTGTACTTGACAGCCAAAACCATTTCTATGGGATTTTGACACACAGCACGTTATTGAGCATGTTGTCTCAATCTTGGAGTGTAGAGCAAGGTAGCTATGTTTTGACGATTGCTTCAACAGGTAAACAAGGCGACTTAGCGGCGATTTCAAAAATCATCGCTAAATATAGCAGTATTGCTAGTTGTATCACCTTAGATGTCGAAAAAGACGAATATATCCGTCGTACTTTGATCACACTGCCTGCGGATACAGAAAAAAGTGTCTGTGATTCGATCGTTAATCACTTAGAGAAGAAAAATTACAAAGTGATCGAAATTGAAAACTTACAAGATTCTGAAAAATAA
- a CDS encoding ATP-binding cassette domain-containing protein, producing the protein MSFVNLNNIRVSYDGKQNILEDLSISMEKGELVSLLGPSGCGKTTTLRVIAGLISPNDGSFVLEDQELVKVPVHKRNFGMVFQSYALFPHLTIAENVAFGLKLRRENKADIAKKVADMLAICGLEQLGDRYPKQLSGGQRQRVALARALVIEPKLLLLDEPLSNLDAKLRVQMRIEIKRIQQQLGITTVFVTHDQEECFSISDKVAVMNNGVIEQYDTPEMIYRHPKTRFVAHFIGFENFFPVEQIEGIRYQAAGNVIETPYEQPVAERLVATIRPEDIEIASDATHNLVKGEVKVRTFLGKSYQYEVETDLGKFLVNGTDKQIYQAGDQIDLHFPKDKIVLLEDK; encoded by the coding sequence GTGAGTTTTGTAAATTTGAACAACATCCGTGTGAGTTATGACGGAAAACAAAATATATTAGAAGATTTATCGATTTCAATGGAAAAAGGAGAGCTAGTATCTTTATTAGGTCCTAGTGGTTGCGGGAAAACAACGACGCTACGTGTGATTGCCGGCTTGATTTCACCAAATGATGGCTCTTTTGTTTTGGAAGATCAAGAACTAGTGAAAGTTCCTGTGCATAAACGCAATTTTGGTATGGTATTTCAAAGCTATGCGTTGTTTCCTCATTTAACAATTGCTGAAAATGTCGCTTTCGGTTTGAAATTGCGTAGAGAAAACAAAGCAGATATTGCGAAGAAAGTAGCAGATATGTTAGCGATCTGTGGCTTAGAACAGTTAGGTGATCGTTACCCGAAACAACTCTCAGGTGGACAACGCCAACGAGTGGCCTTAGCCCGAGCATTGGTTATTGAACCTAAGTTACTATTGTTAGACGAACCATTAAGTAATTTAGATGCGAAACTACGTGTCCAAATGCGGATCGAGATCAAACGTATCCAACAGCAACTTGGTATTACCACAGTTTTTGTGACCCACGATCAAGAAGAGTGTTTCTCTATTTCTGATAAAGTAGCGGTCATGAATAATGGTGTAATCGAGCAATATGATACACCTGAAATGATCTATCGCCATCCCAAAACACGCTTTGTTGCACATTTTATCGGCTTTGAAAATTTCTTTCCAGTTGAGCAGATCGAAGGTATTCGCTATCAAGCTGCCGGAAATGTCATTGAAACACCTTATGAACAACCAGTAGCGGAGCGATTGGTAGCAACGATCCGTCCCGAAGATATCGAAATTGCTTCTGATGCGACACATAATCTTGTAAAAGGTGAAGTAAAAGTCAGAACATTTCTAGGGAAAAGTTACCAGTATGAAGTAGAGACAGATTTAGGCAAATTCTTAGTAAACGGTACGGATAAACAAATTTACCAAGCAGGAGATCAAATCGACCTGCATTTCCCAAAAGATAAAATCGTTCTTTTGGAAGATAAATAA
- a CDS encoding ABC transporter permease has protein sequence MKKNVPYLIIAPGTILLLFFMILPLVNIIWPTIFTEAGASLSAYTSFLTDDFNLRIFLRTIRVSAIVTLISAVLGIPTAYFIAGVGKKWKSLLMAMTMFPLLTNSVIRSFAWINILGRSGVINNFLMRIGLIEQPIALLYTEFAIIIGSVYLFLPTMVMTLVGVMENIEKETLEAAETLGASPFKTFYKIVMPLCIPGVIVGSILVFTGTLTAYTTPQLLGGNQNMMMATFLYQKASTLGDWTSASVIALIMIVTTLIVNKGLNMIAARLDRREMNHA, from the coding sequence ATGAAGAAGAATGTTCCGTATTTGATCATTGCACCTGGAACGATCTTACTATTATTTTTTATGATTTTGCCACTGGTCAATATTATATGGCCAACCATTTTTACTGAAGCAGGAGCTAGTCTGAGTGCTTATACTAGTTTTCTGACAGATGATTTCAATTTGAGGATCTTTCTTCGAACGATTCGCGTTTCGGCGATCGTGACGTTGATTTCTGCCGTTTTAGGAATTCCAACTGCCTATTTTATTGCAGGTGTGGGGAAAAAGTGGAAAAGCCTATTGATGGCGATGACGATGTTTCCATTATTGACGAATTCAGTTATCCGTAGTTTTGCCTGGATCAATATTCTTGGAAGATCAGGAGTGATCAATAATTTCTTGATGCGAATCGGACTGATCGAACAACCCATCGCCTTACTATATACAGAGTTTGCAATTATTATCGGTTCTGTTTATTTATTCTTACCTACCATGGTCATGACACTTGTAGGTGTGATGGAAAATATTGAGAAAGAAACACTTGAGGCTGCTGAAACATTAGGGGCAAGTCCGTTTAAAACGTTCTACAAAATCGTGATGCCACTTTGTATCCCTGGCGTGATCGTTGGCAGTATTTTAGTGTTCACAGGAACATTGACTGCTTACACGACACCGCAACTTTTAGGTGGAAACCAAAATATGATGATGGCGACTTTCTTATACCAGAAAGCATCGACTTTAGGTGATTGGACTTCAGCCAGTGTCATTGCATTGATCATGATCGTGACTACCTTGATTGTGAATAAAGGCTTGAATATGATTGCTGCACGTTTGGATCGGAGGGAAATGAATCATGCGTAA
- a CDS encoding alpha/beta fold hydrolase, with protein MVQRNKGNINLVLSGVVLFVLLFLAGCQTQENTTSKETTSTETTTTSQVESVEKGTVPTLFIHGYKGTVNSFKGMLERLETENKGQQEIVLTVDVNGNVQAQGALSKQATNPMVQVLFEDNENNEWNQTEWIRACLVYLQTTYQIDKVNIVGHSMGGVSGLRYLVTYGQEQALPQVEKFVALGAPFNDFVDDSGQGLAELLENGPAVVSSRYQDYQSLIGNLPSATKFLLIAGQLSETDLSDGTVPLNSALAVYALLKQHGNPVTEKVEEGEGASHSMLHENEEVDREVSQFLWDI; from the coding sequence ATGGTGCAACGTAATAAAGGAAACATCAATCTCGTGTTAAGTGGTGTAGTGTTGTTTGTGTTGCTGTTCCTAGCGGGGTGTCAAACGCAAGAAAACACAACCTCAAAAGAAACTACATCCACTGAAACAACAACGACAAGTCAAGTAGAGTCAGTAGAAAAAGGGACTGTACCGACGCTATTTATTCATGGCTATAAAGGGACAGTCAATTCATTTAAAGGAATGCTGGAGCGCTTAGAGACGGAAAACAAAGGGCAGCAAGAAATCGTGTTGACTGTGGATGTCAATGGAAACGTTCAAGCGCAAGGTGCATTATCAAAACAAGCAACGAATCCAATGGTCCAAGTGCTTTTTGAAGATAATGAAAATAATGAATGGAATCAAACGGAATGGATTCGTGCTTGTCTGGTTTATTTGCAGACAACTTACCAAATCGACAAAGTTAACATTGTTGGACATTCCATGGGCGGTGTCAGTGGACTGCGCTATCTGGTCACTTATGGACAAGAGCAAGCTTTACCGCAAGTCGAAAAGTTTGTAGCATTAGGTGCGCCCTTCAATGATTTCGTGGATGATAGCGGTCAGGGGTTGGCGGAGCTACTCGAAAATGGACCGGCTGTAGTGTCTTCGCGGTATCAAGACTATCAATCATTGATAGGAAATCTCCCTAGTGCTACAAAATTTTTATTGATTGCAGGGCAGTTGAGTGAAACGGACCTAAGTGACGGAACGGTTCCGTTGAATAGTGCATTAGCGGTTTATGCCTTATTGAAACAGCATGGAAATCCTGTAACGGAAAAGGTCGAAGAAGGCGAAGGGGCTTCACATAGTATGCTTCATGAAAATGAAGAAGTGGATCGAGAAGTTAGCCAGTTTTTATGGGATATCTGA
- a CDS encoding ABC transporter permease → MRKQKGMTIIAVLVFAFLFLPLVIIVVTSFGQSSTIQFPIDGFSLEWYTKALSSETFMNSFKLSLSIGVGATLLALLVGVPTSYALSRYHMKSKQLFKNFFLSPTMIPGIVVGYSLFQYIVIKFNLPVIQALLIGHFLISLPYIIRVVGSSMEQLDFSIEEVAWTLGCTKTRAFMQVVLPNVSSGIFAAFMLAFVNSFNNVPVSMFLSGPGVTMLPTSLLSYIEYTYDPTVSAISVMIMVLTVFLMFIIEKTLGLASIA, encoded by the coding sequence ATGCGTAAGCAAAAAGGGATGACGATCATCGCAGTATTAGTTTTTGCGTTTTTATTTTTACCATTAGTGATTATTGTTGTGACTTCTTTCGGTCAATCATCAACGATACAATTTCCTATTGATGGATTTTCATTAGAATGGTACACAAAAGCACTAAGTTCTGAAACATTCATGAACAGCTTTAAATTGAGTTTAAGTATTGGGGTAGGTGCGACTTTGTTAGCTTTACTAGTCGGTGTGCCAACTTCTTATGCCCTTTCTCGTTACCACATGAAAAGCAAACAATTATTTAAAAATTTCTTTTTATCACCAACGATGATTCCGGGAATAGTCGTCGGCTACTCCTTGTTCCAATACATCGTGATCAAGTTTAATCTACCGGTGATCCAAGCTTTATTGATTGGCCATTTTTTGATCAGCTTACCGTATATCATTCGGGTGGTCGGTTCAAGTATGGAGCAGTTAGATTTTTCGATTGAAGAAGTTGCGTGGACACTAGGATGCACCAAAACACGCGCATTTATGCAAGTCGTTTTACCAAATGTTTCCTCTGGAATATTTGCTGCATTTATGTTGGCTTTTGTAAACTCATTCAATAATGTACCAGTTTCGATGTTTTTATCTGGACCTGGAGTAACGATGTTGCCTACTTCATTATTGAGCTACATTGAATATACGTATGATCCGACTGTGTCGGCGATTTCAGTGATGATCATGGTATTAACAGTTTTCTTGATGTTTATTATTGAGAAAACGTTAGGTTTAGCTTCGATCGCTTAA